The following proteins come from a genomic window of Polyangiaceae bacterium:
- a CDS encoding GNAT family N-acetyltransferase, which translates to MTHVRAARPEDYDDFVRLYREISLGEPAAEQRSWDGLHCRQARMAVEGDRVVGYLRYELFDDFAYVHHLSVAPEARRRGVGLKLMRHAAGEIRAHGIRRWMLHVLADNAAAQALYALLGLERAGRSTTLSVSFDALERASGDVSALSVGPLPAERDAEVERLFHFSPRRLTRARENPDCRVFALMQPDAAPLGVALHAPKLAWTHPLSVLRPDLAIPLLAGLRTACQKDSMRVGVDDDADVEAALLRAGASVTHRSLLYRGELG; encoded by the coding sequence GTGACCCACGTGCGCGCCGCGCGGCCCGAGGACTATGACGACTTCGTGCGGTTGTATCGCGAGATCAGCCTGGGCGAGCCGGCCGCCGAGCAACGATCGTGGGATGGGCTGCACTGCCGGCAGGCGCGTATGGCGGTGGAGGGGGACCGCGTCGTCGGCTACCTGCGTTACGAGCTGTTCGACGACTTTGCCTACGTGCACCACCTCTCCGTCGCTCCGGAGGCGCGGCGCCGCGGCGTGGGCCTGAAGCTGATGCGCCACGCGGCCGGAGAGATCCGCGCCCACGGCATCCGACGTTGGATGCTCCACGTGCTGGCGGACAACGCCGCGGCCCAAGCGCTGTATGCGCTACTCGGCCTCGAGCGCGCGGGGCGCTCCACGACGCTGAGCGTCAGCTTCGACGCCCTCGAACGCGCGTCGGGCGACGTCAGCGCCCTGTCCGTCGGGCCGCTCCCCGCCGAGCGCGACGCCGAGGTGGAGCGGCTGTTTCACTTCTCCCCGCGGCGCCTCACCCGCGCTCGGGAAAATCCGGATTGCCGCGTGTTCGCCTTGATGCAACCCGACGCGGCCCCGCTCGGCGTCGCGCTCCACGCGCCGAAGCTCGCCTGGACGCACCCGCTGTCCGTGTTGCGCCCGGACCTCGCGATCCCGCTCCTCGCGGGGCTCCGCACCGCGTGCCAAAAGGACTCCATGCGCGTCGGCGTGGACGACGACGCCGACGTCGAGGCCGCTCTGCTGCGCGCCGGCGCCAGCGTCACCCACCGTTCCCTCCTCTACCGCGGCGAGCTCGGCTGA